One genomic region from Spirosoma sp. KCTC 42546 encodes:
- a CDS encoding acetyltransferase: protein MAKVIIFGVMDTAELAHFYLKHDSEHEVVAFTVSREYMNGTEFQGLPLVAFEEVETLFSPQEYKFFAPMTGRNMNRNRERIYLEAKAKGYEFISYISSKATLFGNQIGENCFILEDNTIQPFTTIGNNVVLWSGNHIGHHGQIKDHVFFTSHVVMSGHCVIEPYCFFGVNSTIRDYLHVATGTLLAMASAIYKDTEEWGMYLGNPAKKLPKPSYEAY from the coding sequence ATGGCAAAGGTTATTATTTTCGGGGTAATGGATACGGCCGAGCTGGCTCATTTCTATCTCAAACACGATTCCGAGCATGAGGTGGTGGCCTTCACCGTCAGCCGCGAGTACATGAATGGCACCGAGTTTCAAGGCTTGCCACTGGTAGCGTTTGAAGAGGTAGAAACACTGTTTTCACCGCAGGAATACAAATTTTTCGCACCAATGACGGGCCGGAACATGAACCGGAACCGCGAGCGGATTTACCTCGAAGCTAAAGCCAAGGGCTACGAGTTCATCTCGTATATCAGCTCCAAAGCAACTCTCTTTGGCAACCAGATTGGTGAAAACTGCTTTATTCTGGAAGACAACACCATTCAGCCTTTCACCACCATCGGTAACAATGTTGTTCTTTGGAGCGGTAACCACATTGGCCATCATGGTCAGATCAAAGACCACGTTTTCTTTACGTCGCATGTGGTGATGTCGGGGCATTGTGTCATTGAACCTTACTGCTTCTTTGGTGTCAACAGCACCATTCGCGACTACCTACATGTTGCTACTGGTACGTTATTAGCTATGGCATCTGCCATCTATAAAGACACCGAAGAGTGGGGTATGTATTTGGGTAACCCGGCAAAAAAACTACCTAAACCAAGTTACGAAGCCTATTAA
- a CDS encoding WbqC family protein encodes MTLAIMQPYFLPYIGYMQLMNAVDTFVLYDDVAFINRGWVNRNRLLINGQEHLFTVPLKDASQNKRINEVHLADDPKWRSKLLKTIEQGYRKAPCYQTVMPITEKIINFTTDSIADLIYFSLVELSQYMGITTRLVQSSTIYANGELKAQERILDICRQENAQRYINPIGGIELYDKPTFAQAGIELNFIKSTKVDYTQFNRGDGRNEFVPWLSIIDILMFNDIATVRTMLDAYELV; translated from the coding sequence ATGACCCTTGCCATCATGCAGCCCTATTTTCTGCCCTACATTGGCTACATGCAGCTTATGAATGCCGTTGACACGTTTGTTCTATACGACGATGTGGCGTTCATTAATCGAGGCTGGGTGAATCGGAATCGGCTGCTTATTAATGGTCAGGAGCATCTTTTCACCGTACCCCTTAAAGATGCGAGCCAGAATAAGCGAATTAATGAGGTTCATCTGGCCGATGATCCTAAGTGGCGTAGTAAACTGTTAAAAACAATTGAGCAGGGATACCGCAAAGCCCCCTGTTATCAAACGGTTATGCCGATAACCGAAAAAATCATCAATTTTACGACTGATTCAATTGCCGACCTGATCTATTTTAGCCTTGTTGAGCTAAGTCAGTATATGGGTATTACAACCCGACTTGTCCAATCGTCAACGATTTATGCCAATGGAGAGTTGAAAGCACAGGAGCGGATTTTGGACATCTGTCGACAGGAAAACGCGCAACGGTATATTAATCCAATTGGTGGCATTGAGCTGTACGACAAACCAACCTTTGCTCAGGCAGGCATCGAACTGAATTTTATAAAATCAACGAAGGTCGACTATACCCAGTTTAACCGGGGCGACGGTCGCAACGAGTTCGTTCCCTGGTTGTCAATTATCGATATATTGATGTTCAACGACATCGCCACAGTCAGGACGATGCTGGATGCATATGAGTTAGTGTAG
- a CDS encoding glycosyltransferase family 39 protein: MTLFYLLSLILFVVYTGQLSTRICRRSLTEWWLTTFLLGAGSVILTGFVLSALYLTANAPVWAGSVFITATVIGGILSRLGKQERFSVIPLIRERWQTGRDWFSGLSGYARFIFSILFGTLVIVGVTNVLLVLFTVPNEWDSMTGHLNRVMQYVQRGTMRHFGGTNWNIDTYPKSVCTLQIYSFLMTGHFENGFKFIHHLSYWTAIVAVFGIVQRIGQSRLSASFFCALAYALLPDFLMQSITTETDIVLTAYLSVLLYMLFSYRNTGTQPDSRYLYLAGIAFGIAFGHKITFALLLPSVFVIMIYTVFLSPSWAITFERTWRLAAAIFVGVCLWTLPTGYLKNIEVFGHPIGPPTALKHQSVERAGPLSNLLEQGSRNLIRYGYDHANLDGIRNLAIGAKINHAMRQPIVVLEDKLHMRLDEETDFSIQPFAFDRKFVFYNANPYWGIFGFGLIFPLLILVLIGYVRSTPHTYLGFALLLHFAALSYSAPYDPFKGRYFIETGLFGITFLALVFLHPRTTVDHPGRLIWKGYVGFVTILGCLSAVLCIFLNTRALPFGWTAPDGKVFPSAFHSDRIQQMTLGRPDIYIPYKRFDELVPDTATVALATINDDYEYPLYGPKLSRRLIAIHPFEQPLRPIPSNAGYLFFDKSVISPQPGDLRLGTDTTMRAAVIVPGEDYYLRKLH, translated from the coding sequence ATGACCCTATTTTATCTTCTTTCACTCATTCTGTTTGTCGTTTATACCGGTCAGCTATCGACGCGTATCTGCCGTCGATCACTAACCGAGTGGTGGTTAACAACGTTTCTACTGGGAGCAGGAAGTGTTATTCTGACGGGCTTTGTGCTATCGGCACTTTATCTGACAGCGAATGCGCCCGTATGGGCAGGTTCTGTTTTCATTACAGCTACGGTCATCGGTGGGATACTTAGTCGGCTGGGAAAGCAGGAACGGTTTTCGGTTATTCCCCTTATCCGGGAGCGTTGGCAAACGGGTAGAGACTGGTTCAGCGGCTTATCAGGCTATGCCCGGTTTATTTTCTCAATCCTATTTGGTACACTGGTAATTGTTGGTGTCACGAATGTACTTCTGGTGCTGTTCACCGTTCCGAATGAATGGGATAGCATGACGGGCCACTTAAACCGGGTCATGCAGTACGTTCAACGAGGAACCATGCGCCATTTTGGCGGTACCAACTGGAACATCGACACCTATCCGAAAAGTGTTTGTACGCTCCAGATCTATTCGTTTCTGATGACCGGCCATTTCGAAAATGGTTTCAAGTTCATTCATCACCTGAGTTACTGGACAGCCATCGTTGCCGTATTTGGCATTGTGCAGCGTATTGGACAGAGCAGATTATCGGCTAGTTTTTTTTGTGCATTAGCCTATGCGCTCCTGCCCGACTTCCTGATGCAGTCGATCACAACCGAAACGGATATTGTGCTGACGGCTTACCTGAGTGTACTGTTGTATATGCTGTTTAGCTACCGAAACACGGGGACTCAGCCAGATAGCCGTTATCTCTATCTGGCGGGGATAGCCTTTGGTATAGCCTTCGGGCATAAGATTACGTTTGCGTTACTTCTCCCTTCGGTGTTTGTTATCATGATTTACACCGTTTTCCTATCGCCATCCTGGGCTATAACCTTTGAGCGCACCTGGCGACTGGCAGCAGCGATCTTTGTAGGTGTCTGCTTATGGACACTTCCAACGGGTTATCTGAAGAATATCGAAGTGTTTGGCCATCCCATTGGGCCGCCAACGGCGCTTAAGCATCAGTCGGTTGAGCGAGCAGGACCACTGTCAAATCTGCTGGAGCAGGGGAGTCGGAACCTGATTCGTTATGGTTACGATCATGCCAATTTAGATGGCATCCGGAACCTGGCAATTGGGGCTAAAATTAATCATGCCATGCGCCAGCCCATTGTGGTGCTGGAAGATAAACTACATATGCGTCTGGATGAAGAGACAGACTTTTCGATCCAACCCTTCGCCTTCGACCGGAAGTTTGTCTTCTACAATGCCAATCCGTATTGGGGTATCTTTGGATTTGGCCTCATATTCCCTCTGCTTATACTCGTATTGATTGGTTATGTGCGGTCAACACCGCACACCTATCTGGGATTCGCGTTATTGCTTCACTTTGCAGCCCTCTCCTACTCAGCTCCCTACGATCCATTTAAAGGTCGTTATTTCATCGAAACAGGTCTGTTCGGAATCACATTTCTGGCGCTCGTGTTTCTGCACCCGCGCACAACGGTGGATCACCCTGGCCGACTAATCTGGAAAGGGTACGTTGGGTTCGTGACGATCCTAGGCTGTCTATCAGCTGTATTATGTATATTCTTAAATACCAGAGCCTTACCGTTTGGCTGGACTGCGCCTGATGGAAAAGTATTTCCTTCAGCGTTTCATTCAGATCGGATTCAGCAAATGACGCTTGGACGCCCGGACATCTATATTCCCTACAAACGGTTCGACGAATTAGTACCTGATACGGCAACGGTTGCTCTGGCTACCATCAACGACGACTACGAGTACCCACTATATGGACCAAAGCTTTCCCGGCGGCTCATTGCGATTCACCCATTTGAGCAACCCCTAAGGCCTATACCATCGAATGCTGGTTATCTCTTTTTCGACAAAAGTGTAATCAGTCCACAACCTGGCGATTTGCGTTTAGGCACCGACACTACCATGCGGGCAGCCGTAATTGTGCCAGGAGAAGATTATTATTTAAGAAAACTACATTGA
- a CDS encoding DegT/DnrJ/EryC1/StrS aminotransferase family protein, with amino-acid sequence MINVTKSYLPDLEEYVTLLKGVWERVHLTNDGPLLRDLEGQLKEYLGVKHLKFCTNGTIVLQMALKVLDIKKEVITTPFSYVATTNALLWEGCTPIFADIRPGDFNIDPNKIESLITENTEAIMATHVYGNACQIEQIEAIAQKHNLKVIYDAAHTFGATYKGSSILSYGDISTCSFHATKVFHTVEGGCIVTNDDAIAEKLHHYRSFGHKNDTYYGLGINAKNSELHAAMGLCVLPKVPDLIAARKQRFGFYDSRLDFSRITRPTLTPGMVYNYAYYPVVFDSEETLLRVMETLVAQNIVPRRYFYPSLNTLPFALISGTAQPCPISEDIALRVLCLPMYPDLAEADIDRIASLVNEAVVAVSENA; translated from the coding sequence ATGATTAACGTAACCAAATCATATTTACCAGACCTTGAGGAGTATGTTACCCTGCTGAAAGGTGTCTGGGAGCGCGTTCACCTGACAAATGATGGGCCCTTATTGCGCGACTTAGAAGGGCAACTTAAAGAATATCTGGGCGTTAAACACCTGAAATTCTGTACGAATGGTACCATTGTTCTCCAGATGGCACTCAAGGTGCTGGATATTAAAAAAGAGGTAATTACCACTCCGTTTTCCTATGTAGCTACGACCAATGCGCTGCTTTGGGAAGGATGTACCCCCATTTTCGCCGACATTCGCCCGGGCGATTTTAACATTGACCCCAACAAAATCGAATCGCTGATTACCGAAAATACGGAGGCTATTATGGCTACACACGTATACGGAAATGCCTGTCAGATCGAACAGATTGAAGCGATTGCTCAGAAACATAATTTAAAGGTTATCTACGATGCAGCCCATACCTTCGGAGCTACCTATAAAGGAAGTTCGATCCTAAGCTACGGCGACATCAGTACCTGCAGTTTTCACGCCACTAAAGTATTTCATACCGTTGAGGGTGGCTGTATTGTCACCAACGACGATGCCATTGCCGAGAAACTGCACCATTATCGCTCGTTCGGCCATAAAAATGACACCTATTACGGGTTGGGGATCAATGCCAAAAACTCGGAGTTGCATGCAGCGATGGGTTTGTGTGTATTACCTAAAGTTCCTGATCTGATTGCAGCACGGAAACAGCGATTTGGTTTTTACGACAGTCGACTTGATTTCTCCCGGATTACCCGCCCCACCCTAACACCCGGTATGGTCTATAACTACGCCTATTATCCGGTGGTATTCGATTCGGAGGAGACCTTACTGCGCGTTATGGAGACGCTAGTTGCACAAAATATTGTACCTCGGCGCTATTTCTATCCTTCATTGAACACGCTGCCTTTTGCTCTTATTTCCGGAACAGCGCAGCCTTGCCCAATCTCAGAAGACATAGCACTTCGGGTACTGTGCTTACCTATGTATCCCGATCTGGCCGAAGCAGATATTGACCGGATTGCCTCGCTAGTTAATGAAGCTGTGGTGGCTGTTAGCGAAAACGCATAG
- a CDS encoding polysaccharide ABC transporter ATP-binding protein, translating into MSVITVENISKQYIIDHQKGKGTNTLRDVLTENFRSMFGKKTKNAITHEEFWALRDVNFSIEQGDRVGLVGHNGAGKSTMLKILSKIIQPTTGTVRIRGRVASLLEVGTGFHPELTGRENIFLNGSLLGMSRSEIKRQFDEIVAFAGVEKFLDTPVKRYSSGMYVRLGFAISAHLDPEIMIVDEVLAVGDAEFQKKSLGKMRDNSASGRTVIFVSHNLTAVQALCNKTFYFEKGRLIEQGETNQVIASYLSKVSKTRLLRQWDTPEEAPGNDLVRVRRMELIPDYLDQLTHIDVRTSMTFQFEFWNQMDHANLNLSLHLNSLTGECIFNIGTQSQPYGKGLIAAECTIPGYFLNDGSYTISIMIVKDTVTPLYVMEEGITFDVEDYREGIAWYGKWPGYVRPQFPFHIKMLDPVVSE; encoded by the coding sequence ATGTCTGTTATCACTGTCGAAAATATAAGTAAGCAATACATCATTGACCATCAGAAGGGCAAGGGTACCAACACGTTGCGCGATGTTCTGACGGAGAATTTCCGGTCGATGTTTGGCAAAAAAACAAAGAATGCCATTACGCACGAGGAGTTCTGGGCGTTACGTGATGTGAATTTTTCGATTGAACAGGGCGACCGGGTGGGTCTCGTTGGACATAATGGTGCCGGTAAATCAACGATGCTCAAAATTCTGAGCAAGATTATTCAACCTACTACAGGCACCGTACGTATTCGGGGTCGGGTAGCCAGTTTACTCGAAGTAGGTACAGGTTTCCACCCAGAACTGACAGGTCGGGAAAATATCTTTCTGAACGGTTCATTGCTGGGCATGAGCCGTAGCGAGATCAAGCGGCAGTTCGACGAGATTGTGGCGTTCGCTGGTGTTGAAAAATTCCTGGATACGCCCGTCAAACGGTATTCATCAGGAATGTACGTTCGGCTGGGCTTTGCGATATCCGCCCACCTGGATCCTGAGATCATGATCGTTGATGAAGTACTGGCGGTAGGTGATGCGGAGTTCCAGAAAAAAAGCCTTGGCAAAATGCGGGATAACTCTGCAAGTGGCCGAACCGTCATCTTTGTTAGTCATAACCTGACTGCCGTTCAGGCACTCTGCAATAAGACATTTTATTTTGAAAAAGGTCGTTTGATCGAGCAGGGAGAAACCAATCAGGTTATCGCTTCGTATCTGAGTAAAGTTTCCAAAACCCGCTTGCTCCGCCAGTGGGATACGCCCGAAGAAGCACCGGGCAATGATCTGGTGCGTGTTCGTCGGATGGAGTTGATCCCCGACTATCTGGATCAACTAACCCACATCGATGTTCGAACCTCCATGACGTTCCAGTTCGAATTCTGGAATCAGATGGATCATGCGAACCTGAATTTAAGCCTGCACCTCAATTCACTTACGGGTGAATGTATCTTTAACATCGGCACACAATCTCAGCCTTATGGAAAAGGATTGATTGCTGCAGAATGTACCATTCCAGGCTATTTCCTCAACGATGGTTCCTATACCATTTCAATAATGATCGTTAAGGATACCGTTACACCGCTCTATGTTATGGAAGAAGGCATTACCTTTGACGTAGAAGATTACCGCGAAGGAATCGCCTGGTACGGAAAATGGCCGGGCTATGTTCGTCCGCAGTTTCCTTTTCATATAAAAATGCTGGACCCCGTTGTCAGTGAATAG
- a CDS encoding ABC transporter permease produces MKTHEVIIQPGRSERHYWRDLWRNRELMYILSMRDVSVRYKQTALGTAWGLIRPLTTMLIMVFVFSKIAKLPADPGVPYPLMVLGGITVWTFFSTAFTQISNSVTLNSNLVTKVYFPRLIMPISSIAVSFVDFLVSLGLFILLSIWYRFIPDWHLILLPAFILLALLASFAFGLFFAAVNVKFRDIGQLIPFIVQVGFYVCPIAYSSRLVADKANEWWAPFYWFNPMVGIIDGFRWSLLGEKAYFNPQSLLLSVSIVAVCLALSLYFFRKRENTFVDDI; encoded by the coding sequence TTGAAAACCCACGAAGTAATTATTCAGCCTGGTCGCTCGGAGCGGCATTACTGGCGAGACCTATGGCGCAACCGGGAATTGATGTACATCCTGTCCATGCGCGATGTGTCCGTTCGTTATAAGCAAACAGCTCTCGGCACAGCCTGGGGACTTATTCGGCCTCTGACAACCATGCTGATTATGGTGTTTGTTTTCAGTAAGATTGCCAAGCTACCCGCCGATCCGGGTGTTCCTTACCCCCTTATGGTATTGGGAGGAATTACGGTCTGGACTTTTTTCTCAACCGCTTTTACTCAAATCAGCAATAGCGTAACCCTGAACTCCAACCTGGTCACGAAGGTCTATTTCCCAAGGCTCATTATGCCCATCAGCTCAATAGCCGTTAGCTTTGTCGACTTTCTGGTTTCTCTGGGTCTGTTCATCCTGCTATCCATCTGGTATCGGTTTATTCCCGACTGGCATTTAATTTTATTGCCTGCCTTTATTCTGTTGGCTTTACTAGCCTCCTTTGCTTTTGGATTATTCTTTGCGGCTGTCAATGTTAAATTCAGGGATATAGGCCAACTTATTCCATTTATTGTTCAGGTTGGTTTTTACGTTTGCCCAATTGCCTATAGCAGTCGGCTTGTGGCCGATAAAGCGAACGAGTGGTGGGCCCCGTTTTATTGGTTCAATCCAATGGTAGGCATCATTGACGGTTTCCGCTGGTCATTACTCGGCGAAAAAGCGTACTTTAATCCTCAGAGTTTACTCTTATCCGTTAGCATAGTGGCCGTGTGTTTAGCCCTGTCGCTGTACTTTTTTCGGAAACGAGAGAATACCTTTGTAGATGATATATAA
- a CDS encoding SLBB domain-containing protein: protein MQKSGNMHVLPLIFFHFVATRLQRYFRFGLTVLLIILVRVTTQAQIAPSSGVGPAPASGLPSSSPSSPAKGQALPQGVNINNLPAGVQQQINQRNGQGATNGRTATPGTNQSPTGNDFSQKVDSTQQGLTDKEIAAESVRRARNRELTERREKLFGYSLFNDPAMATTFQPNMSMATPRNYIVGPGDELNIQMYGYSVGDFSQKVSPEGYVYIAGQSGIGPIFVSGLSVDKAKERLISRMSTKFVGLRNSSYGAQNTFLEVSLGNIRSIRVTVTGDAVRPGTYTMSGLSTVMNAIYQAGGPNDIGSFRRVQLIRNNKVVATLDLYDYLLNGIQRNDLRLQDNDNIRFTTYIERVEINGAVKRSNIFEMLQGETMERLLFYAGDFTSNAYKNRIQLTRITDRELKVMDVTVPEFKTFVMRDGDVVTIERLLNRFENKLTIEGAVYRPGEYSLDNNKTLKQLIASAEGLKGDAFTGRITISRTREDLAMENLSINLANIMAGTEPDIPLQREDQVIIPSRFQLAQAATISVTGEVNSIDTDMPYMANMTLNDALVRTGGLKESAAASLVEVIRRKKDVDPRSPSAQIAEIFRFNVNRDLSINSDANKTFTLEPFDQIIVRRSPNYSVQTYATVAGEVILPGSYAIISKDQKISDLVNQAGGLTPQAYVEGATLVRPVRLSAEELRRKQRSIEEVADNATKSAVVTETVSPNSVESIDINLKKILAKPGSTEDILVQEGDTLRIPKLLETVRIQGEVQLPKTVKFRSGQTFQDYISETGGFTTKSQRRRSFIVYANGSVDRTRKFMFFNVYPRVEPGAEIIVPRRTTNPLTAQQVLTSTVGIAGSLLTLITTVLLITRIP from the coding sequence ATGCAAAAATCAGGAAATATGCACGTCTTGCCGCTAATTTTTTTTCATTTTGTGGCAACCCGTTTACAACGTTACTTTCGTTTTGGTTTAACCGTTCTTCTGATCATCCTGGTTAGGGTAACAACGCAGGCGCAAATTGCTCCATCATCTGGTGTTGGACCGGCTCCGGCTTCAGGTTTGCCCAGTAGCTCACCGTCGTCACCTGCCAAAGGACAAGCTCTACCACAAGGAGTTAATATAAATAACCTGCCTGCTGGCGTTCAGCAACAGATTAACCAACGAAATGGTCAGGGGGCTACCAATGGCCGTACCGCCACCCCTGGTACGAATCAATCGCCAACCGGAAATGACTTTTCGCAGAAAGTAGATTCGACACAACAAGGGCTAACCGATAAGGAAATCGCTGCCGAAAGCGTTAGGCGGGCGCGAAACCGAGAGTTGACAGAAAGACGGGAGAAATTGTTTGGCTATTCGCTTTTCAATGACCCGGCCATGGCTACCACCTTCCAACCCAATATGAGCATGGCGACACCCCGTAATTATATTGTGGGGCCGGGCGATGAACTGAATATTCAGATGTATGGCTATTCGGTAGGCGATTTTTCTCAGAAAGTATCGCCGGAAGGGTACGTTTATATCGCAGGACAGTCAGGTATTGGGCCCATTTTTGTATCAGGCTTGAGTGTCGACAAAGCGAAAGAGCGTTTAATAAGCCGAATGTCGACCAAATTTGTTGGTCTTCGTAACTCGTCCTATGGTGCGCAGAATACCTTTCTGGAAGTCTCGCTTGGTAATATTCGCAGTATCCGGGTAACGGTAACGGGCGATGCAGTGCGACCCGGTACTTATACAATGTCTGGACTATCGACAGTTATGAACGCCATTTATCAGGCAGGTGGTCCTAACGATATTGGATCGTTTCGTAGAGTACAGCTCATTCGTAACAACAAAGTGGTTGCAACCCTTGACCTGTATGATTACTTGTTAAACGGAATTCAACGGAACGATTTGCGGTTACAGGATAATGACAATATTCGGTTCACTACATACATTGAACGAGTTGAAATTAACGGAGCAGTTAAGCGATCGAATATTTTTGAAATGCTACAGGGCGAAACCATGGAGCGACTCCTGTTCTATGCCGGGGACTTCACATCTAACGCCTATAAAAACCGAATTCAGTTAACACGGATTACAGACCGGGAGTTAAAAGTCATGGACGTGACCGTTCCTGAATTCAAGACGTTTGTGATGCGGGATGGCGATGTAGTTACCATAGAACGGTTGCTGAATCGTTTTGAAAACAAATTAACCATCGAAGGAGCCGTTTATCGGCCCGGCGAGTATTCTCTGGATAACAACAAGACGCTCAAACAATTGATTGCCTCTGCCGAAGGCCTGAAAGGCGATGCATTTACGGGTCGTATTACCATCAGCCGTACCCGCGAAGACCTTGCCATGGAAAACCTTTCCATCAATTTGGCCAATATTATGGCAGGTACTGAACCCGACATCCCGTTACAACGCGAAGATCAGGTCATTATTCCGTCGCGCTTCCAACTAGCTCAGGCGGCAACTATCTCGGTGACGGGCGAAGTAAATAGCATAGACACGGATATGCCGTATATGGCCAATATGACCCTGAATGATGCTCTCGTACGGACGGGTGGCCTCAAGGAGTCGGCTGCGGCATCGCTGGTGGAAGTCATCCGTCGCAAAAAGGATGTTGATCCCCGTTCACCTTCGGCTCAGATTGCCGAGATTTTCCGTTTCAACGTCAACCGTGATTTATCTATCAATTCAGATGCGAACAAAACGTTCACGCTGGAGCCCTTCGATCAGATTATTGTCCGCCGGTCACCTAATTACTCGGTTCAAACGTATGCAACGGTAGCCGGTGAAGTTATTCTGCCGGGTTCGTATGCGATTATTAGTAAAGACCAGAAAATTTCCGATCTGGTCAATCAGGCAGGTGGTCTTACTCCTCAGGCTTATGTCGAAGGGGCCACGCTGGTTCGGCCAGTGAGGCTAAGTGCAGAAGAATTACGACGCAAGCAACGTTCTATTGAAGAAGTTGCCGATAATGCAACGAAATCTGCGGTTGTTACTGAGACTGTTTCGCCGAACTCCGTTGAGTCAATTGACATTAACCTGAAAAAGATTCTGGCTAAGCCGGGCTCAACAGAAGATATTCTGGTTCAGGAAGGCGATACCTTGCGGATACCCAAACTACTTGAAACGGTTCGTATTCAGGGCGAAGTCCAATTACCTAAAACGGTTAAATTCCGAAGTGGGCAGACCTTCCAGGATTACATTTCCGAAACGGGCGGCTTCACTACCAAATCGCAACGTCGGCGATCGTTTATCGTATATGCCAATGGCTCTGTTGACAGAACGCGCAAGTTTATGTTCTTTAATGTATATCCGCGCGTTGAGCCTGGGGCTGAAATCATTGTTCCCAGAAGGACCACTAACCCGCTTACTGCCCAACAAGTGTTAACATCAACCGTTGGTATTGCGGGTTCCTTGTTAACCCTTATTACCACGGTCTTATTGATTACTCGTATTCCCTAA